ATGACCGGCTTGCTGGCGGCATACGGGATGACCGCGACCGGGTGTTTGTACTCAGTCTCGGCGGCCGAGACCCCGGCTCGGCCCAGTGCCGCGATCGCCGCCGCGAGCAGAACCCATCGATGTGCTTTCTTCATGATATGGCCTCCTTAAAGTGTCCGGAACCGGCCCGGGGGGATGGCGACGGTTCCGCCGCCCGCGGCATGGCAGGCGTCCACGGCCGCCTGGATGGCGGCCGTGTCAATGCCTGCGTCTGCACCGACGGCCCCGAATTCCCGGATGTCAAATGTTGCCATTACCGTTTGCCTTTCAGAGGTCGGGCTGATTCACCCAGCGTTGCGCCCCACAGATAGGAGGGACACTTCATTTTATTGCTTCTGGAGCCGGCGCAGGGCCTCGGCGGCGAAGAGGCGACCCAGGGCGACCTGGCCCTCGGCGTCGTAGTGCAGGTCGTCGGACTTCTTCAGGCCGTCGCAGTCCACCCAGGCGTAGTTCGGGACGCCCGGATCCTCCAGCGCGGCGCGCACCGCTTTCGCGTGCGGGTATCTCTTCGGCGGGTTTACCCGGCCGGCGATGAAAACCATGTCCGGCGCCTGGAAGTCGGCGCGCGCCTTGGCGACCAGGGCCGCGAGGTTCTTCTTGTAGGCCTCGGCCATGGCCGGGTCCTTGGCGTCCGACTCGCCCTGCATCCAGAGCATGCCGGCGACGTGGACGGGGCGCGACTTCTGCGCGGCCTTGACCTGGTCGGCGAACCTCGTGTAGTCCCCCTTCGTAGCCGGGTTCCACTGCTCGGCCAGGTTGGTAGCGCACCTGGCGACCTTGACGATGCCCACGGGTTTCTTGAGCGCCGCGGCCATGGTCGCGCCGAAGCTCACCTCCGGCCCGAACAGTTCGCCACCGGGCTTCAGCGGCTTCCAGGTCCCGCCACCGGCGTAGACGAGCACCTGCGCCTGTTCGGCCTTGAGGTCGGCCGGGAGATCGGCGACCTGGGCCCGGCCGTCCATATTGCTCTGGCCGGCTAGCACGAACACGAGGAGCGGTTCCTCGGCGCCCCGGAGCGTGGCGAACGGCAGCGCGAGGCAGGCGAGGATGGTGGCGATGCGGGTCATCGGAAATCACCATAGTGCAGGAAGAAATCCACCAGCGGCTGACAATTGAAAATCTCAGGACACACCTCATGACCCTTGCCCGGAACAACGATCAACTTGGATGGACCACCGAGCGCCTGGTAACGGTTGTGCAGCACCTCGGAATTCTTTTTCAGGGGCACGACACCATCCTTATCGCCATGGACATGCAGGATTGGGATTTTCGCCTTGGCCAGAGGCTCCAGCCGGTCGATCGGGTTATGTTCGGCAAGTTTTTCCCTCAACTGGTCTTCCGTCATTCTATATGCCTTGCTCGCGCCGAGAATCCCTGGATAGCTTGCGATGTCACACACCGGGTAGAGGCCGCCAATGCACTGGACCTTGTCTGGATTCTCAGCCGCCCAGTTGTACACCATCAAGCCGCCGCGGCTTTGCGGCAACAGGCACACCTTTCTGGCCACGCCGTACTCCTGGACCAGATGTTCATAGAGTTTCGTGAAGGCCGCACGGCCTTCCGGATTGCCAGACGACTCGCCGACATTAATGCCGGCTATCGTAAAGCCGTTAGCCAACAGTTGCTTGAACATCCATTCGTGGGTTTTATTCGGCTTATCCTCGATAGTCGGCGCAAACAACAGCCACGGCTTCGTTCCATCAGCGGCCGGCTTCACCGGCAGAATGACAAAGGACTTCCCCGTCCCGCAGTAATACTCCTTCTCCCGCCACCCGTTGTCACCCAGATGCCCAGCGTCTTGTCTTTCAAGGGTAA
This sequence is a window from Verrucomicrobiota bacterium. Protein-coding genes within it:
- a CDS encoding sialate O-acetylesterase, with the protein product MTRIATILACLALPFATLRGAEEPLLVFVLAGQSNMDGRAQVADLPADLKAEQAQVLVYAGGGTWKPLKPGGELFGPEVSFGATMAAALKKPVGIVKVARCATNLAEQWNPATKGDYTRFADQVKAAQKSRPVHVAGMLWMQGESDAKDPAMAEAYKKNLAALVAKARADFQAPDMVFIAGRVNPPKRYPHAKAVRAALEDPGVPNYAWVDCDGLKKSDDLHYDAEGQVALGRLFAAEALRRLQKQ